Proteins encoded by one window of Cervus canadensis isolate Bull #8, Minnesota chromosome 18, ASM1932006v1, whole genome shotgun sequence:
- the HSBP1 gene encoding heat shock factor-binding protein 1 — MAETDPKTVQDLTSVVQTLLQQMQDKFQTMSDQIIGRIDDMSSRIDDLEKNIADLMTQAGVEELDGENKIPATQKS; from the exons ATGGCTGAGACTGACCCCAAGACCGTTCAGGATCTCACCTCAGTG GTGCAGACACTCCTGCAACAGATGCAAGATAAATTTCAGACCATGTCCGACCAGATCATTGGAAGAA TTGATGACATGAGCAGTCGCATTGATGACCTGGAGAAGAACATAGCAGACCTCATGACGCAGGCCGGGGTGGAAGAGCTGGATGGTGAAAACAAGATCCCGGCCACACAGAAGAGCTGA